From a single Streptomyces misionensis genomic region:
- a CDS encoding glycoside hydrolase family 75 protein, with protein sequence MRVPTLTLAAVGAALIAPATLPGPAAAVPPEARATTHGKGATPGAGPRKNVAPRASASAGAAREHPAATPARSTPPAPARRENAPAAGARAEGAVTAEDLLARVGACDQISKGLYRTDEDSPETVPICGTRDAVFWKADLDIDCDGRPSAHCNAQADPLYSPETAFHQSDGRPLSAEELPYIVVPAAGPRWDPGAHGVRGGSVAAVVYRDRVQYAVVGDTGPGDLIGEASYATAKGLGISPGPSDGGAASGVTYIVFKDSRAEPIEDHAAAVATGERLARQFVTDTDG encoded by the coding sequence GTGCGTGTCCCGACGCTGACGCTGGCCGCGGTCGGCGCGGCCCTGATCGCCCCCGCCACGCTGCCCGGCCCCGCCGCGGCGGTCCCGCCCGAGGCACGGGCGACGACCCACGGCAAGGGCGCCACCCCCGGCGCAGGTCCGCGCAAAAACGTTGCCCCTCGGGCGAGCGCCTCCGCCGGCGCGGCCCGCGAGCACCCGGCCGCCACCCCGGCCCGGAGCACACCGCCCGCCCCCGCCCGCCGCGAGAACGCCCCCGCCGCCGGGGCCCGGGCCGAGGGCGCCGTCACCGCCGAGGACCTGCTGGCCCGGGTCGGCGCCTGCGACCAGATCTCCAAGGGCCTGTACCGCACCGACGAGGACAGCCCCGAGACCGTGCCCATCTGCGGCACCCGGGACGCCGTCTTCTGGAAGGCCGACCTGGACATCGACTGCGACGGCCGGCCCTCCGCGCACTGCAACGCCCAGGCCGACCCGCTGTACTCCCCGGAAACCGCCTTCCACCAGTCCGACGGACGGCCGCTCAGCGCCGAGGAACTGCCCTACATCGTCGTCCCGGCCGCCGGACCCCGCTGGGACCCCGGCGCGCACGGCGTGCGGGGCGGCTCGGTCGCCGCCGTCGTCTACCGGGACCGGGTGCAGTACGCGGTCGTCGGCGACACCGGCCCGGGCGACCTCATCGGCGAGGCGTCCTACGCCACCGCCAAGGGCCTCGGCATCAGCCCCGGGCCCAGCGACGGCGGAGCGGCCTCCGGGGTCACCTACATCGTTTTCAAGGACTCGCGGGCCGAGCCCATCGAGGACCACGCGGCGGCGGTGGCGACGGGGGAGCGGCTGGCCCGGCAGTTCGTGACCGACACGGACGGCTGA
- the dhaK gene encoding dihydroxyacetone kinase subunit DhaK — MKMLINVPETVVADALRGMAAAHPDLAVDVENRVIVRRDAPVAGQVALVSGGGSGHEPLHGGFVGPGMLSAACPGEVFTSPVPDQMVRAAAAVDSGAGVLFVVKNYTGDVLNFDMAAELAEDEGVQVAKVLVNDDVAVTDSLFTAGRRGTGATLFVEKLAGAAAAEGRPLEQVESIARRVNENSRSFGVALSAVTTPAKGSPTFDLPVGELELGIGIHGEPGRERRPMMTSGEIADFAVNAILEDMSPHNPVLVLVNGMGATPLLELYGFNAEVQRVLAERGVAVVRTLVGNYVTSLDMAGASVTLCQVDEEMLRLWDAPVRTPALRWGM; from the coding sequence ATGAAGATGTTGATCAACGTGCCGGAGACCGTCGTCGCGGACGCGCTGCGCGGGATGGCGGCCGCGCATCCGGACCTGGCGGTGGACGTGGAGAACCGGGTGATCGTCCGCCGGGACGCTCCGGTGGCGGGACAGGTCGCGCTGGTCTCCGGCGGTGGGTCCGGGCACGAGCCGCTGCACGGCGGGTTCGTCGGCCCCGGCATGCTGTCCGCCGCCTGTCCGGGTGAGGTGTTCACCTCGCCGGTGCCCGACCAGATGGTGCGCGCGGCGGCCGCCGTGGACAGCGGCGCCGGGGTGCTGTTCGTGGTGAAGAACTACACGGGCGACGTGCTCAACTTCGACATGGCGGCGGAGCTGGCCGAGGACGAGGGCGTCCAGGTCGCCAAGGTGCTGGTGAACGACGACGTGGCCGTCACCGACAGCCTCTTCACGGCCGGGCGGCGCGGCACCGGGGCGACGCTGTTCGTGGAGAAGCTGGCGGGTGCCGCCGCGGCCGAGGGGCGGCCGCTGGAGCAGGTGGAGTCGATAGCCCGCCGGGTGAACGAGAACTCCCGCAGCTTCGGCGTGGCGCTCAGCGCCGTCACCACCCCGGCGAAGGGCTCCCCCACCTTCGACCTGCCGGTGGGCGAGCTGGAGTTGGGCATCGGCATCCACGGCGAGCCGGGCCGGGAGCGGCGGCCGATGATGACCTCCGGGGAGATAGCCGACTTCGCGGTGAACGCGATCCTGGAGGACATGTCCCCGCACAACCCCGTGCTCGTCCTGGTCAACGGCATGGGCGCCACCCCGCTGCTGGAACTGTACGGGTTCAACGCCGAGGTGCAGCGGGTGCTGGCCGAGCGCGGGGTGGCCGTGGTGCGCACCCTGGTCGGCAACTACGTCACCTCCCTGGACATGGCGGGCGCCTCGGTGACCCTGTGCCAGGTCGACGAGGAAATGCTGCGGTTGTGGGACGCGCCGGTGCGCACCCCGGCGCTGCGCTGGGGGATGTGA
- the dhaL gene encoding dihydroxyacetone kinase subunit DhaL: protein MLDADFFRRWMTATAASVDREAERLTALDSAIGDADHGSNMQRGFAAVRTTLENEAPDTPGAVLMLSGRQLISTVGGASGPLYGTLLRRTGKALGEAAEVGEEQLAEALRAGVQGVMKLGGAAPGDKTMVDALLPAVEALGNGFGAAREAAEKGAEDTVPLLARKGRASYLGERSVGHQDPGATSSALLIAALAETAEG from the coding sequence GTGCTCGACGCCGACTTCTTCCGCCGTTGGATGACGGCGACCGCCGCGTCCGTCGACCGCGAGGCGGAGCGGCTCACCGCCCTCGACTCGGCCATCGGGGACGCTGATCACGGCAGCAACATGCAGCGCGGGTTCGCGGCCGTACGGACGACGCTGGAGAACGAGGCGCCGGACACGCCGGGCGCCGTGCTGATGCTCTCCGGACGCCAGCTCATCTCGACGGTCGGCGGCGCCTCGGGGCCGCTGTACGGCACGTTGCTGCGCCGGACCGGCAAGGCGCTCGGAGAGGCCGCCGAGGTCGGCGAGGAACAGCTGGCCGAGGCGCTGCGGGCGGGTGTGCAGGGTGTGATGAAGCTGGGCGGGGCGGCGCCCGGCGACAAGACCATGGTCGACGCCCTGCTGCCGGCCGTGGAGGCGCTCGGGAACGGGTTCGGCGCCGCCCGGGAGGCCGCCGAGAAGGGGGCGGAGGACACCGTCCCGCTGCTGGCGCGCAAGGGCCGGGCGAGCTACCTGGGGGAGCGCAGCGTCGGCCACCAGGATCCGGGTGCGACGTCGTCGGCGCTGCTGATCGCGGCGCTGGCCGAGACCGCGGAGGGCTGA
- a CDS encoding fibronectin type III domain-containing protein, with product MRRVPLPLVLVCGALLLLASCGWSRADTGDEGRMPGAPTGVTAQAGSATSVHVMWNAVPDDSGIRSYEVYRGGTKTAEVPGAQRMVDVVRLRPSTEYAFTVRARDKAGRLGPPSRPVRARTPARVAADRSAPTRPGAPTGRTDGSRAVRLSWGASHDDRGVVSYDIQQGGTQIHSVGGNLTSAVVTGLRPGTRYVFTVRARDAADNLSPASAPVRLTTPGTDDGRATAPTGFTAATHRADGAYYLDLSWDPPSTDGVITQYAIRLDGTSATSLEWGGTPPRGRAHYSFYLGRAAGEEHRVRLRARLPDGTWGGWSPERTVTTGR from the coding sequence GTGCGACGCGTTCCCCTTCCGCTCGTGCTGGTCTGCGGCGCCCTGCTGCTGCTCGCGTCCTGCGGCTGGAGCCGGGCCGACACGGGCGACGAGGGCCGGATGCCGGGCGCCCCGACCGGGGTCACCGCGCAGGCCGGCAGCGCCACCTCCGTGCACGTGATGTGGAACGCGGTGCCGGACGACTCCGGCATCCGCTCCTACGAGGTGTACCGGGGCGGCACCAAGACGGCCGAGGTGCCCGGTGCGCAGCGCATGGTGGACGTCGTCAGGCTCAGGCCGTCCACCGAGTACGCCTTCACCGTGCGGGCCCGGGACAAGGCCGGACGGCTCGGGCCGCCGAGCCGTCCGGTGCGGGCGCGGACGCCCGCCCGGGTCGCGGCCGACCGCTCGGCGCCGACCCGGCCCGGGGCGCCCACCGGACGGACCGACGGCAGCCGGGCGGTCCGGCTGTCCTGGGGCGCCTCCCACGACGACCGGGGCGTGGTGTCGTACGACATCCAGCAGGGCGGCACACAAATCCACAGCGTCGGCGGGAACCTGACCTCCGCGGTCGTCACCGGGCTGCGCCCCGGTACCCGGTACGTGTTCACGGTGCGGGCCCGGGACGCGGCGGACAACCTCTCCCCCGCGAGCGCCCCGGTCCGCCTCACCACCCCGGGCACCGACGACGGCCGGGCCACCGCGCCGACCGGCTTCACCGCCGCGACCCACCGCGCCGACGGCGCCTACTACCTGGACCTGTCCTGGGATCCGCCGAGCACGGACGGGGTGATCACGCAGTACGCGATCCGGCTCGACGGCACCTCGGCCACCTCGCTGGAGTGGGGCGGCACCCCGCCGCGCGGCCGGGCGCACTACAGCTTCTACCTGGGCCGCGCGGCCGGGGAGGAGCACCGGGTACGGCTGCGGGCCCGGTTGCCCGACGGCACCTGGGGCGGCT
- a CDS encoding PTS-dependent dihydroxyacetone kinase phosphotransferase subunit DhaM: MSEEKLVGIVLVSHSAEVAASVATLAKGLAGGAEAVPVAPAGGTEGGGLGTSAELIAAAAASADRGAGVAVLTDLGSAVLTVKALLAEGDELPENTRLVDAPFLEGAVAAVVTAAAGADLDGVEAAAKEAYDYRKV, from the coding sequence GTGAGCGAGGAGAAGCTGGTCGGGATCGTGCTGGTGTCGCACAGCGCCGAGGTCGCCGCCTCGGTCGCGACGCTGGCCAAGGGGCTCGCGGGCGGGGCCGAGGCGGTGCCGGTGGCCCCGGCGGGCGGCACCGAGGGCGGCGGGCTCGGCACCAGCGCCGAGCTGATCGCCGCCGCGGCGGCCTCGGCCGACCGGGGCGCCGGGGTGGCGGTCCTCACCGACCTCGGCAGCGCGGTGCTCACCGTGAAGGCGCTGCTGGCCGAGGGCGACGAACTGCCGGAGAACACGCGACTGGTGGACGCCCCGTTCCTGGAGGGTGCGGTGGCCGCGGTGGTGACGGCCGCCGCGGGTGCCGACCTGGACGGGGTGGAGGCGGCGGCGAAGGAGGCGTACGACTACCGCAAGGTGTGA